tatatgtatatactttatataggttgatacagtagccccttttttaaatagtttttataggtgttgccatctgttttgtgtagtgtggttctacaagcaagtcaatgcattcattgggtggtatcagagagttacacgggtctgtaaatgcaatgaaaacaattggccacagcaaataatttatattaaacatgtaatttttacttttgaatactttagtacaaaggatgtcttgaataatttaagtgatatatgtgtacacatataaatcattagtcaaaacagggctacatttgatttaattaaaaggtataatatgtggtaaactgaagagccctttgggagccgaaagagccggctcttcttggtgagccaaatgatccggctcaccaagaagagccggaattcccatcactagaacaatgacttcgtctgcgaggatttataaaagcagctggaatcccttaagttgctattggataaaaaaagttaggaaacgcccctataggaaacgcctccttgcagccagacccatctcggcTGAGGAGGCTGCCCCGCCCGCCGGCCGGGGGATTCAGTGGGTTGAAGGACCCGTCCTCAATCCTCCTGCACCGGGACGGAACCGTGTCACTGCCGCAGGAGACCCCACACCACGGTAGGACAGCTGTCCGTTACTGATGTAACTGACACCAACTTCTCTCTGCTCTGTTTGTTACAGCTCTGACACAAACAGTCACTGTGAAATATACATTTGAACAATTTGCCTGTTCTGTACCAATTAAGTTATCGCTTACCGTTTGCCACTATTATGTGTTAAATAACGAGCCACTTTTCAATTCGGCTTGTATCTATGTCCACAAATCAGCACCGatacacatttgtttttaaGTCCGACTGATTCCCGTTGTCTTCCTCCTTCAAATCACTCCGCCATAACACCTGCAACTTAACTGAgcagacacatattcatgtgcaCATTCTTAAACACATCCTACTTACAAACCAACAGTGCGGAATTAAACCATGTCCACCATTGTTTCATTTCATATATTGAATACGGTTTAATGTAGCAGGGACCTTGAAATAAAGCAATGTTACTTGAAAGTAACTGAATTCCGTACTGAGTTTGGCACACAGGAACATCCTGTTCACAGGAGAGACGCATTGATGCTTTCCCGTCCCAAACAACTTAATATCCCAGCCTCATTGAGCTTTATTTACAGTTGAATAATAGCCCAGCTATCCACTTTGAATATAGATAGTATTTGTCATATATTTCGTTATACTTTACCCAGTTTCTGAGATAATATTTGTTTGTGTAAATATTCTTTTTTGTTTGCTACGTATTTTTCTTTCTGTGTGTTTGATGGTTTGAATGCACCAATTATACCGAAGCAAATTCCCCTTATGTGTAAACCCACTTGGTAATAAACCCGATTCTGATTGTGTAGGACCTAAACTGACAGACACACAGTGTTATTAATAAAGTATTATGATCAGGACAGTGTTATTATCAGGACAGTTGTTGTGTCGCACTCTCTCTGCCAGCAAGGATGACTTGTATGCCGGTAAATTATTAATTATGTATAGAGCTGCTGAACAACCTACCCTAGCGTCCCGTTTTGCTAATACTGTTGGGAcacttcaacacacacacacacacacacacacacacacacacacacacacacacacacacacacacacacacacacacacacacacacacacacacacacacacacacacacacacacacacacacacacacacacacacacacacacacacacacacacacacacacacacacacacacacacacacacacacacacacacacacacacaccatgggcataggaagcatcctgaatgtgggggggacaTTTTGTGGGGATCCCCCCCCCCACGGAAAAGAAAAATAgatttcctgtattctggtgcattttaacaggtggtttgatacttctttgtggctatactagcatgaggaaaatgatgggtacattttgtaatttcatccagtagtaaagaaaggaaacatatttgataattaattcagagccgtctttgaattaataaaaagcagtttaaatgtcaattttttgtacatttatatacaaaaataaatatgtgtgagtgcattgagagatattgttgtggagagtcgtttatatataaatcgcaaAATAAATTTGTGAGTCCTTCTGTGAGaatttattaatattgagactgatctgactccatacagatgttaagttcacctGGGAATGGTATcgacttaaatgttcaaataaatgttgctcttctgtctatattggtcacatgatgccccttgactgaaatgtttcctgttcaatatcccactgatttccttaacaCTCTGGGATGAAAGTCCACATCACAATTGactctaaactgtcatttccctttcatcactcacctcagcaacagacctctctccactgtccctgtgttctgcctctgactcactctcaagcgcctagatgtcaagagaggtggtgaagtgatcattaCTTATTGAGCAatatactctttcacattgaatcataacaggtcatactgaatgtaaatacaactgactctaaagtaagtcccagtctgtgacattggacgttttgaaaaaaaatacacttgAGTTGGTAgaatgtatgtagatattagGATTATACATTTAGAGAGTGTTTATCTTTAGTCCTTGATAAACTTGATAATATGAACGCAGTGAGACAGACGTGTTGGCAGAACATGTTTCATGTTAGTGAAAAATAAAACCATGTGAAACTGGTTTAGTGTCGCTCAGCCTGTGGAAATGTTGAGTCCTCACTGGAGGACAAAGGCACGATCCTCTCCTTCTCTGTGGCATTTTATGAGCTTTTTAATAATTGACTAAGTTGATAAAGCATAAAGGAGCAGTTTGTTTATTGTGCTGTCCCATAGACTAAGTCTGATTCCTGCAGGGGCCGGAGTTTGAAACCTGACAAAAAAAGTCTGTATGCTGCAAGTCGCCCCTTCTCCCCTCTTTCattaaataaatgcaaaaagcaGTAACAAATTATCTTTAACATATTCTTTattcattattttatattttgagtaTGTCCTCCAACGGATAAACAAGTCATAAAGATGTCAGACAGGATATAAGGAAATACATTTTAGTCAGCCAGTTGAAATGTTATACCCTCCATTGACGTGACACCAGAGTCACGAGGCGGTTCCTGTAGAACAAGCAGTCAGTGAGCTGAAGGACCTGCTGACATCTGACTTAGGGTCTCTGCAGGACAAGAGGGACACATACAAAGGAGTGGAGACAGCATACAAGGAAGTGATTCAAGTGTCCGAGAAGCAGCTGCTGTCCACAGAGTGGCAGATCACAGCAGAGTTCATCAAGCTCCATCAGTTCctgaaagaggaagaggagtccagCCTGGCAGCtctgagggaggaagaggagcagaagGGGAAGACGATCAGCAGAGAGATGAAGAGCATTCGGGAGCACATCTCCTCTCTGTCACACAGTGTCTCTGCTGTTGAAGAAGAGCTGCAGAAACACAACGGGCCCTTCCTCAGCAGTTATAAAGCCACTCAGAGCAGAGCCAGAGTCCAGAGCGCACTGTCAGACCCACAGCTGCTCCCAGGAGCGCTGACAGATGTGGCCAAACACCTGGGCAATCGGTCCTTCAGAGTCTGGGAGAAGATGAAGGACCAGGTCCACTTCAGTCCCGTCATTCTGGACCCAAACACTGCACACAGCTGTCTCTATCTGTCTGATGATCTGACCAGTGTGAGACAAGGAGACACACCTCAGCAGCTTCCTGGTAATCCAGAGAGATGCACTGACGGTGCTCATGTTCTGGGCTCTGAGGGCTTCAGCTCAGGGAGACACAgctgggaggtggaggtgggagATCATCCTGTCTGGGTTATAGGTTTGACTAAAGAGTCAGCTGACAGGAAGGGAAAGAGACGTGCCTCACCAGAATATGGAATCTGGTGTTTATGGCATGGCAGTGGAAAATACAGTAATGGTGCTGGTGAGACTGTCACAGTGGAGAAGAATCTCCAGAGGATCAGAGTCCAGCTGGACTATGACAGGGGGNNNNNNNNNNNNNNNNNNNNNNNNNNNNNNNNNNNNNNNNNNNNNNNNNNNNNNNNNNNNNNNNNNNNNNNNNNNNNNNNNNNNNNNNNNNNNNNNNNNNAAGTAATCAGGTTTAGTATTGTGATACTTAAATCAggttactgataaaacaaaatgATGTATGCAGTTTACTGTTTTGCTCGAGTTATATGGTAAAAAACCATTAGTTTTATATGAGAAATAATGTGGCACAAGGAACATTTTTGTTGCAATTTATTTTCATTATAAAGACACACAAATAGAGTAGGAAATCACCTGTAAAGCAGGAAACATGCTGACATGTTGTCTTCAAGGTGCAAACATGTGACTGTTGATAGCATAGATTCTATGATACAAAACCCCGAAACATTAATATTTTGAGTAAAAATATATTGGTgataaattaaatgtataatCTTTAAACTGATTGAATCATTGAATCATTGAGTAACGGCTTTGTTTCTAAAGATGTTGGGAATTTGTACTTTACTCTTTTGAATTGTCAGGTGAAAACAAGTGAAAGAATAAAGGGGAGAGAATGAGCGTGATCGCCCActcagagactctgcaccgtgctctgatgctgctgctttgctttatgaacgtggacaacagagaaacatattcttcaggaccaaagttggaattgaaataaaaaaggaaagtgaaacatatgctcgtcaccctctcccacATCATTCATGATCCCAAAGATTGtgtgaactatgaaaagatcttaaaatcaatacaaatatatttattataaacgttagtccttaacatcttttaaaagttgaacaaaccccacacagctcagtaaagactgaaatgttgactttatttcagtaaaaactaacgttcatatttctctttttgattataatactgatgaacgttcaaaacaaagcactttggcaacttaccacttacgttttaaaatgcttaataagcaccgtaactttcatgatatcatttctcggtcataatcggttgtttccgtgaacggccgactgttgagtgacagcaaatgctgcggctgcaaggcattgtggggcagcattttcgcttctcctgtcggttagggaggtccagtggttcctaagctaaaggaggttataaagcaAGGGTGGGGAACctgcggcccccgggccgtatacggcccgcgagacaatttggtacggccctcgaggtaatttataaacacatgcaaaaaagaaaaaaattaaagaaatctagaccgcaaacaaattaaacaagcgagtgcctgtttttcctggccaaggtcagggtccttgaacacaacacaagccttaACGTgccatcacgtggtatatgtctcgtctgacagcaggggtgctctgacggagagcaccagaacgccgctccactcctgggctgaagtcgaatagtccatttagcttaggaaccttcctaaaggagtgaaatgacccggaagtccctcagtggcagccatgataagtgccgttcgaattctctagaatgatgagaatgataggaaaggaggtttcaaacttcctttataacctcctttagcttaggaaccactggacctccctaaccgacaggagaagcgaaaatgctgccccacaatgccttgcagccgcagcatttgctgtcactcaacagtcggccgttcacggaaacaaccgattatgacggagaaattatatcatgaaagttacggtgcttattaagcattttaaaacataggtggtaagttgccaaagtgctttgttttgaacgttcatcagtattataaccaaaaagagaaatatgaacgttagttttttactgaaatgatcaaataaagtcaacatttcagtctttactgagctgtgtggagtttgttcaacttttaaaagatgtttgaatggtgatatacacagtgatagatggtaaggactaacgtttataataaatacatctgtattgatttaagatctttagttcatcaatcatacgtattgggatcatttgtattaatgtggaccggagggagagggtgacgagcagaagtttcactttccttttttatttcaattcctactttggtcctgaagaatatgtttctctgttgtccacgttcataaagcaaagcagcagcatcagagcacggtgcagagtctctagatgagtttacagtagtccctcgttcttattaaacatccatgttgtagtccgctgtatagaaaactgtagtttccatagtttccccacagcagcagacgcacatttatgacgtccgctggcgcatcataaacacgttggatagtggaagtgcagtcggattctctaaagcaccgcagtctcttctcctaagtccttttgaattctgctGTCCACTagtccttaaccccgtgacgtttcactcagaggtcaagggatagacgatagggttagaatttaggagctgatctttggactattcgactgcagccctgcacttccaaaaattgcagtacggatacggagccgtacacatgccgcagtttttgcgtggctgtgtctttagttgtagcctagtggcgatctgttcatctgtcatactgatcatacagtcaataactttgttgttattagcatctggttagctagctatgctaacaaatacaagaagctttttctacaaccagtgaggtaaaggcacatctttatatg
This Pseudochaenichthys georgianus chromosome 7, fPseGeo1.2, whole genome shotgun sequence DNA region includes the following protein-coding sequences:
- the LOC117448948 gene encoding nuclear factor 7, brain-like; amino-acid sequence: MDYLTSALVSLKEVLKSYEQPINEEQAWASHEAVPVEQAVSELKDLLTSDLGSLQDKRDTYKGVETAYKEVIQVSEKQLLSTEWQITAEFIKLHQFLKEEEESSLAALREEEEQKGKTISREMKSIREHISSLSHSVSAVEEELQKHNGPFLSSYKATQSRARVQSALSDPQLLPGALTDVAKHLGNRSFRVWEKMKDQVHFSPVILDPNTAHSCLYLSDDLTSVRQGDTPQQLPGNPERCTDGAHVLGSEGFSSGRHSWEVEVGDHPVWVIGLTKESADRKGKRRASPEYGIWCLWHGSGKYSNGAGETVTVEKNLQRIRVQLDYD